In Pseudomonas deceptionensis, a single window of DNA contains:
- a CDS encoding efflux RND transporter permease subunit produces MQRFVNRCAEQLMARRKLLLGFFLLVTLALGYSATQVRLDPGFNKQIPVRHAYMLNFLDFSRIFTGANRLLVSVHWKGEGDIYNPEFLQTLQQVTDDVFFISGVSRPSVTSLFTPNVRYIEITEDGYVGDLVVPPQYAATPEDLQQVRSNAARSGQIGRLLANDLKSAMVRADLQDVDPKTGQPVSYVQIAQRLEDIRTKYSNANIEINIVGFAKLVGDVVEGLNTVMGFFAIAFLITGALLWVYSRSLRLTLVALFVALLPVVWLLGLLPLLGLGIDPMSILVPFLIFSIGVSHAVQMTNAWKQEVLAGSDSVSAAKAAFSKIFIPGALALLMNALGFGVIMLIDIPIVHELGVTACIGVMLMIITNKIMLPLIIAHLQLEPRLMTVKARTGDARHPLWWRLSALATPGPALWVFAFSLVLLAVGAIKARELAIGDIGSGAPELRADSRYNQDNQKIIGNYSIGLDVLSVFLTIRDRSEACLDPAVMRAVETFDFKMREVPGVQSVQSVAGMSKQVIAGNNEGNPRWAAIPGSAQGLQQGAYAYSPDSGLVTDGCQQMQILVFLTDHEGATVAHVVDEAKRIIAGIEVPGVEFKLAGGNIGVMAASNEAVKHAEVVMLAALFISVALFCLLTFRSVRAVLCILVPLAIVAVLCNALMALLGIGLKVATLPVMALGVGVGVDYGIYLYERIEHEMAAGQDLREAFYRAMCQRGTAAVFTALTMSLGVCTWVFAPLKFQADMGLLLAFMFMVNVLGAIFLLPALAAWFNLGKPLVADRSPMAAAEGCVRPRSGRKPLDATVQTD; encoded by the coding sequence ATGCAGCGCTTCGTCAACCGCTGTGCCGAGCAATTGATGGCCCGGCGCAAACTCCTGCTCGGCTTCTTTTTGCTGGTCACCCTGGCCCTGGGCTATAGCGCCACCCAGGTACGGTTGGACCCCGGGTTCAACAAGCAAATCCCGGTGCGCCATGCCTACATGCTCAACTTTCTGGATTTTAGCCGTATTTTCACCGGTGCCAATCGCCTGCTGGTGAGCGTGCACTGGAAGGGCGAGGGCGATATCTACAACCCCGAGTTCCTCCAGACCCTGCAACAGGTCACGGATGACGTGTTCTTTATCTCCGGGGTCAGCCGCCCCAGTGTGACCTCGCTGTTTACCCCCAATGTGCGCTACATCGAAATCACCGAAGACGGGTATGTCGGTGATCTGGTGGTGCCGCCGCAATACGCCGCCACCCCCGAAGATTTACAGCAAGTGCGCAGCAATGCCGCACGCTCCGGGCAGATCGGCCGCTTGCTGGCCAACGACTTGAAGTCGGCCATGGTGCGCGCCGATCTACAGGACGTGGACCCCAAGACAGGGCAGCCGGTGAGCTATGTGCAAATCGCCCAGCGCCTGGAAGATATCCGCACCAAATACAGCAACGCCAACATCGAAATCAACATCGTCGGTTTCGCCAAACTGGTGGGCGATGTGGTGGAGGGGCTGAACACGGTAATGGGCTTTTTCGCCATTGCGTTCCTGATCACCGGTGCCTTGCTGTGGGTGTATTCACGCTCGTTGCGCCTGACCCTGGTGGCGCTGTTTGTCGCCTTGCTGCCGGTGGTCTGGCTACTGGGCCTGTTGCCGTTGTTGGGCCTGGGGATCGACCCGATGTCGATTCTGGTGCCGTTCCTGATTTTCTCCATTGGCGTATCCCACGCCGTGCAAATGACCAATGCCTGGAAGCAGGAAGTGCTGGCCGGCAGTGATTCGGTCAGTGCCGCCAAGGCGGCGTTCAGCAAGATTTTCATCCCCGGCGCCCTGGCGCTGCTGATGAACGCCCTGGGGTTCGGGGTGATCATGCTGATCGATATCCCCATCGTTCACGAGCTGGGGGTCACGGCCTGCATTGGCGTCATGTTGATGATCATCACCAATAAAATCATGCTGCCGCTGATCATCGCCCACCTGCAACTTGAGCCACGGCTGATGACGGTCAAGGCGCGTACCGGCGACGCCCGCCATCCGCTGTGGTGGCGCCTGTCCGCGCTCGCCACGCCGGGGCCGGCCCTCTGGGTGTTCGCCTTCAGCCTGGTGCTATTGGCGGTGGGGGCGATCAAGGCCCGTGAGCTGGCGATCGGCGACATTGGCTCCGGCGCCCCGGAACTGCGCGCCGACTCGCGCTACAACCAGGACAACCAGAAGATTATCGGCAACTACTCCATCGGTCTCGATGTGCTGTCGGTGTTCCTGACGATTCGCGACCGCAGTGAGGCCTGCCTCGACCCGGCCGTGATGCGTGCGGTGGAAACCTTCGACTTCAAGATGCGCGAAGTGCCCGGCGTGCAGTCGGTGCAAAGCGTGGCGGGCATGAGCAAGCAAGTGATCGCCGGCAACAACGAAGGCAACCCGCGGTGGGCGGCCATCCCCGGATCTGCCCAGGGTTTGCAGCAGGGCGCCTACGCCTATTCGCCGGATTCGGGGCTGGTGACTGATGGTTGCCAGCAGATGCAGATCCTCGTGTTCCTGACCGATCACGAAGGTGCCACCGTGGCCCATGTAGTGGACGAGGCCAAACGCATCATTGCCGGGATTGAGGTGCCGGGGGTGGAGTTCAAACTGGCGGGCGGCAATATCGGCGTCATGGCCGCGTCCAACGAAGCGGTCAAGCACGCCGAGGTGGTGATGCTCGCGGCGCTGTTTATCTCGGTCGCGCTGTTCTGCCTGCTGACCTTCCGCTCAGTGCGTGCGGTGCTGTGCATTCTGGTGCCGCTGGCGATAGTCGCGGTGCTGTGCAATGCGCTCATGGCGCTGCTGGGCATTGGCCTCAAAGTCGCGACCCTGCCGGTGATGGCGCTGGGTGTCGGGGTGGGGGTGGATTACGGCATCTACCTGTACGAGCGCATCGAGCATGAAATGGCTGCGGGGCAAGACCTGCGCGAAGCCTTTTACCGCGCCATGTGCCAGCGCGGTACGGCGGCGGTCTTTACCGCGCTCACCATGTCGCTGGGGGTGTGTACCTGGGTGTTTGCGCCCCTCAAGTTCCAGGCCGACATGGGCCTGCTGCTGGCCTTCATGTTTATGGTCAACGTGCTGGGCGCGATCTTCCTGCTGCCGGCCCTGGCCGCCTGGTTCAACCTGGGCAAACCGTTGGTGGCGGACAGATCCCCTATGGCAGCTGCCGAAGGCTGTGTCCGGCCGCGAAGCGGTCGTAAACCCCTTGATGCAACTGTTCAGACAGATTGA
- a CDS encoding DUF1329 domain-containing protein encodes MRRITQMGGWLSVALVLNGYSGLVSAQAPADQIARLGKDLTCVGAQRAGNAEGTIPAFGGQWLGAAPGMKFEGTGKHPIDPYPSEKPLFVITAQNLDQYAAHLSEGQKALFKLYPQSFRMPIYTSHRDFRFSDTVCKATLENASVAKLVDDGEGVVARTGGVAFPIPQNGIELLKNASLFTVRAWTEEYTSDNAYVLKDGNINWGRVHSRNMAPGLEPGKIGDTTGNSSFYLNETLLPQRDKGEINTGTEYWNDKTEPRQSWRYDPGTRRVRQSPGYGFDMAFPGSGGSITVDEVRIFNGSAQRYNWNIVGKKELYIPYNTARLHGNDLKYANLLTPGHINPDNMRYELHRVWVLEGVLKPGNRHLYGKRTMYIDEDSWFPIMGDNYDNRGELWRTSMVNYFYAPETQTWQAGVGLYHDLNAGSYLAFNLINEQRNGYVLNKGGFAPGDFGPEAARRAGK; translated from the coding sequence ATGCGACGTATCACACAGATGGGCGGCTGGCTGTCAGTTGCCCTCGTTTTGAACGGTTACAGCGGGCTGGTATCCGCCCAGGCTCCCGCCGACCAGATCGCCCGGCTGGGCAAGGACCTGACCTGCGTCGGGGCACAAAGGGCAGGCAATGCCGAAGGCACCATCCCGGCGTTTGGCGGGCAATGGCTGGGCGCGGCGCCGGGGATGAAATTCGAGGGTACCGGCAAACACCCGATTGATCCTTACCCGAGCGAAAAGCCGTTGTTTGTGATCACTGCGCAAAATCTCGACCAGTACGCCGCGCATCTGTCCGAGGGGCAAAAAGCCCTGTTCAAGCTCTACCCGCAAAGCTTCCGCATGCCGATTTACACGTCGCACCGCGACTTCCGCTTCTCTGACACGGTGTGCAAGGCCACCCTTGAAAACGCATCGGTCGCCAAGCTGGTTGACGACGGCGAAGGCGTGGTCGCACGCACCGGCGGTGTGGCATTCCCGATCCCGCAAAACGGCATTGAACTGCTGAAAAACGCCTCGCTGTTTACCGTGCGGGCCTGGACCGAGGAGTACACCTCCGACAACGCCTATGTGCTCAAGGACGGCAATATCAACTGGGGCCGCGTGCACTCACGCAATATGGCGCCGGGGCTGGAGCCGGGCAAGATTGGCGACACCACCGGCAACTCCTCGTTCTACCTCAACGAAACCCTGCTGCCGCAGCGTGACAAGGGCGAAATCAACACTGGTACCGAGTACTGGAACGACAAGACCGAGCCGCGTCAGAGCTGGCGCTACGACCCGGGCACTCGCCGCGTGCGCCAGTCCCCGGGTTATGGTTTTGACATGGCATTCCCGGGCTCGGGCGGTTCGATCACCGTCGACGAAGTCCGGATCTTTAACGGCTCTGCCCAGCGCTACAACTGGAACATCGTGGGTAAAAAAGAGCTGTATATCCCCTACAACACCGCGCGCCTGCACGGCAACGACCTGAAATACGCCAACCTGCTGACCCCCGGCCATATCAACCCGGACAACATGCGTTACGAGCTGCACCGCGTGTGGGTGCTTGAAGGCGTACTCAAACCCGGCAACCGCCACCTGTATGGCAAGCGCACGATGTACATCGACGAAGACAGCTGGTTCCCGATCATGGGCGACAACTACGACAACCGTGGCGAGCTGTGGCGCACCTCGATGGTCAACTACTTCTACGCCCCGGAAACCCAGACCTGGCAGGCCGGTGTTGGCCTGTATCACGACCTGAATGCCGGCAGCTACCTGGCTTTCAACCTGATCAACGAGCAGCGCAACGGCTATGTCCTGAACAAGGGCGGTTTTGCTCCGGGGGATTTTGGCCCCGAAGCGGCACGCCGGGCCGGCAAGTAA
- a CDS encoding DUF1302 domain-containing protein: MFKHYTRFVGTGLLSGLSTLALGAPTLELGENTTLDSSLTVNYTASMRTEKPDHEYLNNINYDDATRNFKRGSLINNRVSVFGELMLKHDNLGAVMRGSHFYDEVYHQRNDNDSPDTVNKTGRYNDFSQDTRKLSGSKARLLDAYVYGDFTVNDDQYVSLKAGRHLVAWGESLFWPNISQGQAPVDATKFNVPGTEAKDAYLPVGQVSGSWSVNEDLALLGFYQYKWEETQLNPVGDYFGSDTFGPGAEFFRLAPGIVDNLPDASAVGYGGSVKPGNSGEWGLGTRYRVTQNTEIGLFHYRYHDRVPALFFDFTGQTHYSSLNKVGGNGNGPSYQLGYFDNIKLTGMSFTTKVGDSVQFAGDLSYRDGAAVYLSNGAPARGQVWQGNLNAVYILGPSFLAQQTTLMTEVVHQRIQGVDDLTITGGGAGTDGTFNKFVYDGQTRGSSLLGLGAYFDHPNVFNGWDLTTKATWTQNIDGSAYSGLGRAEKRLTLGGDFKYLGNFQLGLTYVAYLSSADIAQGRTMADRDYLSFNGKYTF, encoded by the coding sequence ATGTTCAAGCACTACACACGTTTTGTGGGCACCGGTTTGCTGTCGGGGCTGAGCACTCTGGCGCTGGGGGCGCCGACCCTCGAACTGGGAGAAAACACCACCCTGGATTCGTCGCTGACCGTGAACTACACCGCCTCGATGCGAACTGAAAAGCCGGATCACGAATATCTCAACAACATCAACTACGACGATGCCACACGCAACTTCAAGCGCGGTTCGTTGATCAACAACCGGGTCAGTGTGTTTGGCGAGTTGATGCTCAAGCACGACAACCTCGGCGCGGTGATGCGCGGCAGTCACTTCTATGACGAGGTCTACCACCAGCGCAACGACAACGACTCACCGGACACGGTCAACAAGACAGGTCGCTACAACGACTTCAGCCAGGACACACGCAAACTCAGCGGCAGCAAGGCGCGCCTGCTGGACGCCTACGTGTACGGCGACTTCACCGTCAACGACGATCAGTATGTGTCCCTCAAGGCAGGGCGGCATCTGGTGGCCTGGGGCGAGAGCCTGTTCTGGCCCAACATCAGCCAGGGCCAGGCACCGGTGGACGCGACCAAATTCAACGTGCCGGGCACAGAAGCCAAGGATGCCTACCTGCCGGTGGGGCAGGTTTCGGGCTCGTGGTCGGTGAATGAAGACCTGGCCTTGCTTGGCTTCTACCAATACAAGTGGGAAGAGACACAACTCAACCCGGTGGGCGACTACTTTGGCAGCGACACGTTTGGCCCGGGCGCCGAGTTCTTTCGTTTGGCCCCGGGCATTGTCGACAACCTGCCGGATGCGTCCGCTGTGGGGTATGGCGGTTCGGTCAAACCGGGCAACAGTGGCGAGTGGGGCCTTGGCACCCGTTACCGGGTGACGCAAAACACCGAAATCGGCCTGTTCCACTACCGTTACCACGACCGAGTGCCGGCGCTGTTTTTCGACTTTACCGGCCAGACCCACTACTCCTCGCTGAACAAGGTGGGCGGTAATGGCAACGGACCGAGTTACCAGCTGGGCTACTTTGACAACATCAAACTGACTGGCATGAGCTTCACCACCAAAGTGGGGGATTCCGTGCAGTTTGCCGGCGACCTGAGCTACCGCGACGGTGCGGCGGTGTACCTGAGCAATGGCGCCCCGGCCCGTGGCCAGGTGTGGCAAGGCAACCTGAACGCGGTGTACATCCTGGGGCCATCGTTTTTGGCGCAACAAACCACCTTGATGACCGAAGTGGTGCACCAGCGCATTCAGGGTGTGGATGACCTGACCATCACCGGTGGCGGTGCGGGAACTGACGGGACCTTCAACAAATTCGTGTACGACGGCCAGACCCGGGGATCGAGCCTGCTGGGGTTGGGCGCGTACTTCGATCATCCGAACGTGTTCAATGGTTGGGACCTGACCACCAAGGCCACCTGGACCCAGAACATCGACGGCAGTGCTTACTCGGGATTGGGTCGTGCGGAAAAGCGCCTGACCCTGGGCGGAGACTTCAAATACCTGGGCAACTTTCAGTTGGGGCTGACCTATGTGGCGTACCTGAGCTCGGCAGATATCGCCCAGGGGCGGACCATGGCGGACAGGGACTACCTGTCGTTTAACGGCAAGTACACGTTCTGA
- a CDS encoding acyl-CoA dehydrogenase family protein, which produces MNIGFSAADEQFRQQVTQWMHLHLSGDFAALRFRGGPGDEAFAPELRKRWEQVLAQGRWVGAGWATEHGGRGLSINQQVIFFEEYARAGGPGRMGHIGEGLVGPTIAAFGTREQQQRFLPPILAGRHFWCQGYSEPGAGSDLANIKTRASFDEDSGQWLISGQKVWTSLAHESDWCFVLARTEPGSVGHRGLSFLLVEMDQPGIRVQPIRQLTGTSEFNEVFFDQAQASPDNLIGQPGDGWKIAMALLGFERGVSTLGQQMQFQNELDEVVRIAKANGAAQDPVLRQRIAQAWSGLRVLRYNSLRMLSGVQDGSLRPEATIYKLAWSTWHVELGKLAMDVLGPEAELLAGAPYELTRLQALFLFTRADTLYGGSNEIQRNIIAERALGMPREAR; this is translated from the coding sequence ATGAATATCGGTTTTAGCGCGGCAGATGAGCAGTTTCGCCAGCAGGTGACGCAATGGATGCACCTGCACTTGAGCGGTGACTTTGCAGCCTTGCGCTTTCGCGGTGGCCCGGGGGATGAGGCGTTTGCTCCCGAGTTGCGCAAGCGCTGGGAACAGGTGTTGGCCCAAGGCCGCTGGGTGGGTGCAGGTTGGGCCACCGAGCATGGCGGTCGTGGCTTGAGCATCAACCAGCAAGTGATCTTTTTCGAAGAGTATGCCCGGGCGGGCGGCCCGGGGCGCATGGGCCATATTGGCGAAGGGCTGGTCGGGCCGACAATTGCGGCCTTTGGCACCCGCGAACAGCAGCAACGCTTTTTGCCGCCGATTCTTGCGGGCCGGCACTTTTGGTGCCAGGGCTACTCCGAGCCGGGTGCAGGGTCGGACCTGGCCAATATCAAGACCCGCGCCAGCTTCGATGAAGACAGCGGGCAATGGTTGATCAGCGGGCAAAAGGTCTGGACCTCGCTGGCCCACGAGTCGGACTGGTGCTTTGTGCTGGCGCGTACCGAACCGGGCAGTGTGGGCCATCGCGGCCTGTCGTTCTTGTTGGTCGAAATGGACCAGCCGGGCATCCGGGTGCAGCCGATCCGGCAACTGACCGGCACCAGTGAGTTCAACGAAGTGTTTTTTGATCAGGCGCAGGCGTCGCCAGACAACCTGATCGGTCAACCGGGCGATGGCTGGAAAATCGCCATGGCGCTGCTGGGGTTTGAACGCGGGGTGTCGACCCTGGGTCAGCAGATGCAGTTTCAGAATGAACTGGACGAAGTGGTGCGTATCGCCAAGGCCAATGGCGCGGCACAAGACCCGGTGCTGCGCCAGCGCATCGCCCAGGCCTGGAGCGGCTTGCGGGTGTTGCGCTACAACTCGCTGCGCATGTTGTCCGGGGTACAGGATGGCAGCCTGCGGCCTGAGGCGACTATCTACAAACTGGCTTGGTCGACCTGGCATGTGGAGCTGGGCAAGCTGGCGATGGATGTGCTGGGGCCAGAGGCCGAATTGCTGGCCGGGGCGCCCTATGAACTGACCCGGTTGCAGGCGCTGTTTCTGTTTACCCGGGCGGATACCCTTTATGGCGGCAGCAATGAGATTCAGCGCAATATCATTGCCGAGCGAGCGTTGGGGATGCCGCGGGAGGCGCGGTAA